The region TAATGTTGCCAGAGGGCAGTCTCTTTTTCCTTAGTGTGGGAGAAGGTCCGAGAGGTCCGTCACACGAGGGCGTTTACGCCTGCGTCGCACGCAACGCCGTTGGAATGGCAATCAGCCGTAATGCATCGCTGCGCATCGCAGGTACGCTGAGGTCAATGCAGATCGCGGTGACGTGTCACAGCTCCCGACCACCTGGCGTGTGTGGTGACTTTGCACCAATGTCAGGGGTTTTCTGGGAAGAGTATATTTCTCCAGTTACCTTCTGACTCGTATGGgaaaccaggggtgggcaaacattttgattcgtgggccacaatgggttctaacatttgacaaaggggccggaccaggagcagatggatggatggagtgctttggtaacctcacctcattggagaaaaaatacacatcttgggatatggagaaaacatgtgctttaatttcaaatgaaaatgaagagaagcattacaacaaaatatctgactttggaatgagttttaaaacacttaaaatcaaatgaataaaatgtgcctttttaaaaaaaattaataaccatttctattttaaagcactgaaagttctgttatccttcaggatatcaccatcactctcctcctgactgtgttttttctagtgggaaaacaccagaattgcagtgaaaatataacgtAACACAAtataacaaggtttattcatttaatttttcaagtttggcgggccgaattaaaacgtttaacgggccgcgtgtggcccccaggccgtagtttgcccatgcctggctTAAACTCTTCCTCTAGTTTGGTGTAATTGAGTGTAATACAGCCGGCGTGCGTTTAaagcttcatcctcatcagaTGGGGCGTTTAGGGTCCGTTTTAAGTGTTGTTTTTCATAACTAACTGGATAATTCTGTTTATTAATCGTGCTTGAGCTAAGGCCAGATGTTCTCATAGTGCTACAGGAGGAGTTCCATGTGCAACCCAGCGACGTGGAAGTGGCAGAGGGAGAGGTGGCCGTCTTGAACTGCGGCCCACCCACAGGACGTCCTGAACCTAACGTCCTCTGGAAGAAAGACGGCGTGCCCGTCAACATTACCGATCCCCATTTCACTGTAAGTACACGTGGATCTAAATCAAACAGGGTACTGATTCTACTCATTATTTTAGTGTGAACGTAAAGTAGCTATAAAAGGTTTGTGGGTTtgtaaagtggagaaaacaaatgaCAATGAGTGTTTTCGCTCCAGCCAGTCATGATTACACTCCATCTTTCTGactgctgcaggtgctgagtGGGAAGCTGATTGTGGCTCCAGCAGAGAAACAGAACTCTGGTTCTTATGTCTGTGTGGCCACGAACACTGTGGGTGTGCGAGAGAGCAGGGCGGCGCGCCTCTCTGTGCTGGGTGAGACTGTCGCTGTGATAATATCCCCATAAGTAAAGTGGATTTCTGCTGGAATGGCCAGCAACATGAAAGGAGCGTTTACAATcactggccactttattaggtccaCCTGACTTAACAAGTGACTgctaataaacaaataaaaaccttATTGAAAAGTATGACACAAAGAATtaaggcagttctgaaggcaaaagtgGGTCCAACCTTTTCTGTCCCGTACTTGACAGTTACTGATTATTTCCCAAGTGTATTGATTATTCAATTATACTTTTAATTTGATTGAATTTTAATCACCTGTATGTGTATCAATGGTCGTGACCTAAGAGGCCCAGGAACCTCTCCTCTATAGCTGCTCTTCTCTTCTACTGTAGCCAAACCTACACTGCTGCTGAAGCCTGAAAATGTGTCTGTGAAACTGGGGGAATCTGCTCAGTTCTACTGTCAAGCTAAAGGTGACCCCCCTCCTACTGTGGTCTGGAGCCGAGAACAGGGGCCTTTGCCCAATGGCAGGTAGGTTCATAATACCAactcactctcttccttttAAACTGTCCAGTAAAAGAGTTTGATGTGTACTTTGAAAGTTAACTTCAtttatgactgtgtgtgtgtgtgtgtgtgtgtgtgtgtaggtatcTTGTAAACCCAAACCAGACTCTGCAGATCCATTATGTGACAGCGCAGGATGCTGGACTGTACACGTGTACAGCTGCTAATGATGTGGGCATGGTCACCGCCAGTGCACAGCTGTTGGTCGAAGGTGAGAAAAATACTATTTTAAAAAGTATTTAACTGGAATATCATTGGATTGCACCTGTTGTGTTATGTTACACACAAGGTTATTCAGTGTTCTAGCTTGTAAAATATCTCTGTAAGATtgtaaatgatgtaaattaCAAATGCTAGAAGAGAACGTGTTGTGCCTCCAGAAGCTCCCAGCACTAAACAGAAAGATCTTCACAAAGAGCTTTCAGCCCTCCGGGTGGATTTAGAGAACATCACCATCGCTGCTCCCGGTTCGAACTTTTCCCAGGTCCAGTGGAAGGTATGAGCAAACCAATTTACGATGTACAGAGCAATCGGAGTCCTTTCTGACTGTTGTGGGTTTCCCATGTTCCCAGCTCCAGGCTCTCCCCACCCAGCCTCACTACCTGGATGGCTTTGAGGTTCTCTATCGCTCTCTGCTGCCTGCCAGCTCAGACTGGGCAGCAAAGAAGGTGACGATGCCCAGTTTTCAGTGTCAGCTGGGGCCCCTAAAGAGAGGTTTCAAGTACGAGTTCAAAGTTCGTCCTTATGGGAGCAACTTGTACGGGAGAGAGAGCAACACTCAGCACCTCAGGGTACCAGAAACAGGTGATCAAAGTCTGTCTGTGTCCTTTAGTTTGCATTTTCTATGGATGAATCCATATTTAAAAGTTAGAAATAACACCAAACTAACCCTTCATGCAGTGCCCAGTGCCTCTCCACAGACTGTGTCCATCAGTGTGAGCCGTCAACAGAATAACACCATCCATCTCAGCTGGGAGCCCCCTCCCCTTGACACCCACAATGGCATTTTACAGGGCTACCAGGTAATCCATATTTCATCATGTCTTGTTGTCAAAATCTGGTGTTTTAAAGCAACATGCTAAGAAAAACAATCATAGATGTACTGAATTGCTATTATCtatgcaattattattattatctatcTATTAAAAATTACAAATGAGCTTTTAAACAAATAACTCCACTATTTTTATAATGCAATCAGTGCAACTTGTTATGCTAACATTGTAGCTAATGGAATGGAGGGAGAGCTGAGCTCAGAGGTATGAAAATGAGCAGAACCTAAGAAATATGAGCTTTAAATACCATCTCAACACTAAGCATGTGCTGTTTCAGTTGTGGTCCGACACCTGGCTAAATGTATACATCTATCGTTGGACTTAAAACAAGTCGATCATTTAAAAATCATCCTATACTTTACTTTGAAAAGATTTGctatattttaaacattttaaacaaatcCACCTCACTGATTCGTATTTCCTGCTTCAGGTGTGGTGTGTGGAGTCTGAAGAGGAGCGGTACCAGAACTGGACAGTCAACAGCAGCCAACAAAAACTGGACATCTCTGCTTTAAAACCCGGGAAGCAGTACTGGATAACCGTCGCAGCAGTGAACGGAGCTGGGGTGGGAACGCCGAGCGATCCACACGGATTTCTAATCAGTGAGCTATTAAACCTTTCCTCTATGAGTCCTGTGATGTCACCATATGtcactgaagtgtgtgttttgtcttcagACCCACAGAAGACCGGTTCATCTCACTCAGACCTCTCCTGGGGTCTGACTCTGCTTCAGGACCCGCTATTGATTGGCGGTATtggcgccctcttgtggtgcACTTTAATGAtagcagctgtctgtctgttcagGCGCCATGGCAAGACAGGGCGCCTCCTCCCAAGACATGGAAGGTCAAAAGGTGGGCCTTAATACAACTCTTAATACAACCCTTATTTACTGATCGTCGATCTTATATCTTTGATTTTCTTCCCCCTTGACCATAGGATTAAGCAAGCTCGTAGGTGAGGACCTCATCATAAAACACAGGTAATGTGAAGTTTACATTTTAGGATTTAGCAGATTTTTTGTCCAACGTGACCTGCAGTGAAGTGACTCTCCAGGGAACGTACGAGTTGTCGTGTGCTgtgatgtttttgctgttgttagCAGACAGAATATCTTTCAAAGTCTAATATTCGATTCAGATAACCACAGTTAGAATTATAAGTTCTTATTTCCGGAAAGTCTGAAGACATTCTGGCATCCCACCTGCACAACAGTGTAGACTTAGTGCTGCCGTCATGTGTACAGCATAAAATCAGGGTTTGAGCTGTGCAAAACACCCTTCAATAGGAAATTACATACTTCAGATGATACATTTAGAGGGGAGACGTGTAGTGGGACATTTAGATTAGAAGGCCTGGATATGACCCACCTGCACGCCTACATGGGGCTGCTCATTTTGGCAGGAGTGTACAGGTCAAAGGGTAAAGCCCCCACAAGCATTACACTGCACTTGTTTCTGACCTCATTCTTTGGGCACATCATGTTGCTGAACCTAGAGGTGACCAACTGCAGCCACCACAGGCTGGTACAGCAGACACCAGGCGGGATGGGTGCCGCTCTGATGTGTCCGTCCCTCCAGAACAGGGTAAATCTGGACTCATGAGAACACATTCTCCAGAGTCTAGGCTTTGTTCTGCCCAGCAAATTGAAGCTCTTTTACCCTCACTGATCAGTGGTTTTCTTTTCAGTCCCGCTTCCTCGCGTTCCCTTTGACTTGTTTGTGTGGAAATGCTCTTCCTTTCACTATTAAACACAGCTCTGAGTTTTACTGTTGACTTTCTACAAGTTTATTTCATAAAATATTTATGAAGACGTTTCGAGATGATGGTTTCCCGCATCCTTTTAGGTTGTTATAACTGGACAGGTGGACAGTTTTTAACCCATTTTTCGTAGTTTCTGCAGTCTCCTTAGACCTTATTCTGATCTTATGCATTTCTTTTTGGCCAGGAAATGTGTGTATACTTATGTTATAAAAAGATGAGTACTTAGAAATATAATAAAAgtccaaaatatatatttttttctagGTCAGTGATCTGCATATCACTTGATAGCATGGGCGGGTGGGGGTGCATTAGATCATGTAGATTCAAGTACAAATACCTcactaaaacaacaaatgctcTAAATAGAGATACTCCTTTCACAGGATGGCAGCTCCCGACTCACCTTGGATGTCTGGAGGCTGGAGACCTGCCCTCAATCCAAAATATCAGGATTTATGGGCTCATGGTTACAGTCACCCAGGACTCCGGAGCACTAGTGAGTAATATTCACAGTTGTTTGTTACATTTACAGAGGATATTTGTCTCTAAAAGCTCTCCTTGATAGACATAATGACTCAATTATTAATATAATTGACCACGGAAGACTTAACAGATCCCATTAGACTCGGGTTTATTAGTCACCACGacttttatttgttctttttcataAATCGCTTTTAGTGTATTATTCCTCTTCCTTTAGGTCTCCCTGTTTCAACCTGTAAGGATCCCAGCTGCCGAGACTCCGCGGTTCCCGTGGTGACGGACAGCTGTGGGGTTTACGGGACCTTTTATATGGACCTGATGGGCAACCGCCTCAAGACCTTCAACAGTCCCGGTCGCTGTGCTAAAATGCCACACAGGCTACCCCAACAGCTAGGAAGCGAGACCATCCAGATATTCGCCAAACCCATTGCCAAGAGTTTCGGCAGCCAGGAGgcattgccatggaaacaggcCATACGCCCTCAGCCCAGGATGGGTGTGCTAAGAGAGTCGTGGGAGAAGGGCCACAACAAACAGGGTGAAAACCTCATGATTGCCTCCactttcaaaacatttttaaactaaAAGTTTTGCTTTAGTCTTAAATTCGTAAAATATTTGGAATAATAACTTCACCATTATGGTTAATAGTGCCACGTTCAATATCCATGTGATGGTttatctgcagagctgcatgcGGTCAACAGCGTCCCCATCTTGCCAACCCGGACCCCCCCTTGTTCTGGTATCTGTAACCAGAGACTAAGTCATATACCACCAGGTACGCTCAGTGCTATTAAAAATaccttttttgcttttaaagttAAATACATTGGTTTTTAAAGGTGCTGCTATTTCACTGTATAGACAACACCATCATAACTGCGAGTTATTGCTGATTCCGACATGCGTCTTTGTGCAGGAGGACACTCGGACTGCGCTAAAGTGTCCCCTCGACTGCTGCACTACTCTGCATCGTTACACCTGTTGGACATGTTGCccccgccgccaccacctccagcacccaTAGACTCGCCCAGCCTCTCCACTGATGAAGGGTGAGGCTCACTCACCATTTCAGGTCCAGTTGACAAGTGGAGATTCATGTCACTAAATGAGCGTACGAGAGGCGATAAAGTAGAGTCACTTCGCTCCATAAATAGCTCCATAAATGTGAAATGCTTAAATACTTATAATGCTGCCACCTGAAATATACTCCTTGTGGTTctaatgacacacacacgcttggtCGAGCTGAGGTTTGCGGTTAAATGATGACGGCTTCCTTCAGCTTTAATGGTAAACAGTAACATGAAAGCCTAGTTCCTGTCATGATGTGGTCTCCTCCGAGCTTGATTGATCCAAAATCACGtccatttccttcctctcaTTGTGCTATTTTCCTGTTTAAAAGGCTGACATATGAAGACCAAAGCGGTTGCCTTTGCAGACATACGTGTCTGGATTTAAGAGCACAGGAAGCAGGGCTGCATTCTGTTTCCTAACTCAGGAACATCGTGCCAAATTCCATATATAGACCGAAGACAGATGAGCTCCCACATCCAACTCAGGAAATGAGAAACCACCGAACCAATCCCCAAGTGTCCCGAGCACAacgatttgatttgattctgcTTAGACGTCatgttcttcacctcctcttcttcttgaaAACATAAACATGAACAACATAATCATACAATTGGCCCTTTGcgtgtattttttttccctattCCGAAATATTAGAACGCAATCATCCAGCAAACctgtctgttgggaactgggctgagaagcggagggttctgggttcgagtctcaaaacatggaaggtgttcagGTAGTACGGGAagatgccagaacaccttcagagcagtgctgaggtacccttgagcaaggtaccgaacccacaaatacTCACATCGGGCCCTGGGACTCCTCCGGGGAgggacctgccttcgcccatcGTGTCCCCCCTCTCCGTGACCCCGAAGAAGACAAATACAATCAGCCAGCGAACCTGTTCTGCTCataatgacaaaaacagaaggTCTTCGAGGATCAGCGGAGACTCAGCTTGGCTCGGTTCACAGATCCATGCGGTTTCAGCTAAAGTGcccctttcctcctcagctccagtCGATCTACAAAGCTAACAGTGGACATGGGTTCTGTGCAGTCGGGCAACGCGGCATCGCCCCGCCGTGGACAAGCGTCAGGCAGCAGCTACAGCCAGATGTTGGCTCCATCAGCTCATCCAGCTGTGGATGACGCGCATGACGACAGGCTGACAGCAGCGGACGTCGGGCAGTATCTGGAGCTCAGTCCAAAACCGGAGAGGTGCAGGTAAAACCGAGTCACCCCTTAAATTTACAGTTGACGAGCTCATGAACGCCACCAGATGTTCTTCGTATGACCCTGTGACCTCCGTGTGTGTCAGCAGCGTCCTCCCTGAGGAACGTTCTTCTCTGTCCCAACACCTGGCCCCCTCTCTGGGCTACGTCGCCGCTCATCTGAGGAAGCTCCCTGCCTCTGATGAGCCTGAAGCCACCCCCGTTGATCTGAGACGCGCCCGCCTCCAGAGCACGCCGTCATCCTGCTACAGCGACTGGGACAGCTCGCTGTGGAGCACCTGGAGCTCCGTGATGGACGGCAACATGAACAGCGCGAGAACCAGCCTCATCAGCTCAGTGGACAGCTGCTACACCAGCGACAGCACCAACTTCAGCCGctggctggctgcagcagcagcagggagcgtGAGTGGAGCCTCCCTGTCAGGTGAGCGGCtgcaggcccccccccccccgcccactgTAGCCACCATTGAAAACGCTAACACTGATCCTAACCCCACATTTATTCTTGCACTTTTCACTATATTCACTCTGCACTTACTACTTAATGTTCTTCTCAAATTCGCAGGTAAGAAATTAAGTTGAATTTATTATTCAAGATGACTAATTAAAGAAAAgcataagaaaaaaaaggacaacacTGATGAACTATACTGGGTTTATTAGCATCGCTTTAATAAATGCAAGGTAGAAATAAtaccagggggaaaaaagtagaaaaaaacTTATTTGTTACACTAAAAATGTCTTATTATTCAAATCTATAATCTTTTTCCTTGCTGATCTTTTGAAAGGACTCTTAATCTTACTAAACCCCAGTAAAACCAGCTAAAACACACTGTAATAGAGGTCGCTTTTGTCATTACTGCGACTttccgctagatggcgccaccGGTTGGTGACTGTAGAAACGGAAGGATTTAAGTGTTGATGCTCGTGCGTTGGGAACACACGCTCTTAACAGAATTTACGGTGAATTACTGGAAATGCATCATCAGTCTGTCGCTGGCTGTTTGGACTGATGGTGCAAAATAACTCCTAATGGATCCTTGTGAATCACTCGTCCTTCAAAACATCAGCAGATTGAACGATGTTAACActattttttgtttatttattgaaaaGTTTTTATCTTGCAATTATTCTCATTCCATTAATTATTGTAGTTTTGTATATTTATACTTGTAAGTATAATTATTTATCAATGCGTGggttattattttaataaaacgACTATAGAATGTCAGAATTTATCCCATGAAAACACAGACAGCAATATTTTGATTGCTATTTACAGCtatattgatttttttggtttttacttGGACTTGAGCTAAAAACTCCTTCTGTGTTCAGACTTCTCGCCTCCAGCTTCCCCCCTCAGCATCCTGTATCCGTCACTCCGGTCAGAGGGCGACCTGTTCGGGGAGCAAGAGCGCGTTCCTGTGTGGGACTGGAACGTGGCctggatggaggagatggaggccaAGGTCAGAGCGCACCACCCTGTGCGCCACAGCAGAAGCTTTGACGTTTAAAGACCTCGGAAAGATCTGACGGGATCGGCGGAGccgcaggaggagaagaggaagacgtGACGCCGCTGCGCTTTGCGCCATCTTTACGTGGAGTTCCTGGAACCTCCATCAAGTCTGCAGCATGTCTGGTTTTGCTTTTCCTCAGACCGCCTCGGGGCGGTCCGACAACCGTTTGCATCCTTCAAATGACTTCCAGTGACTCTCTAatgttttccctccctctcattAAGGAAGAGGATAACGAGCCCTGGAGATGTTCTCGAACAGTCGGCTCTCCTCACAGCTCAAGCTGATCCTCTGTTTGCTCCAGGACCTTGTTTACTTCTGTTTAAATATATATCACACGTGTTATTTAAAGACTCTTCCACACATTCCACATGAATTTCTGTTTCTTCTGATTTCTTTTACATGTTGGAGATTCTTTCATATTTTAAGCCTGTTTAAATTGCCTTAGGCAAAATAACCCTTTAGTCTGAAATAACAAATATAGAGAAATGTTTCTGTTGAAATCGATTAATAAG is a window of Takifugu flavidus isolate HTHZ2018 chromosome 14, ASM371156v2, whole genome shotgun sequence DNA encoding:
- the robo4 gene encoding roundabout homolog 2 isoform X1, with product MRVGVWLLWVSWLFIWPERSSCKEIHPAGKELHQRSKSQARERARHKHQQLYHRNASHRRKVPRLGAEEIAPSIVHHPSDVVVKPGNPAQLSCRAEGSPQVSLEWLQNGQPLQMSKADGQMQPIMLPEGSLFFLSVGEGPRGPSHEGVYACVARNAVGMAISRNASLRIAVLQEEFHVQPSDVEVAEGEVAVLNCGPPTGRPEPNVLWKKDGVPVNITDPHFTVLSGKLIVAPAEKQNSGSYVCVATNTVGVRESRAARLSVLAKPTLLLKPENVSVKLGESAQFYCQAKGDPPPTVVWSREQGPLPNGRYLVNPNQTLQIHYVTAQDAGLYTCTAANDVGMVTASAQLLVEEAPSTKQKDLHKELSALRVDLENITIAAPGSNFSQVQWKLQALPTQPHYLDGFEVLYRSLLPASSDWAAKKVTMPSFQCQLGPLKRGFKYEFKVRPYGSNLYGRESNTQHLRVPETVPSASPQTVSISVSRQQNNTIHLSWEPPPLDTHNGILQGYQVWCVESEEERYQNWTVNSSQQKLDISALKPGKQYWITVAAVNGAGVGTPSDPHGFLINPQKTGSSHSDLSWGLTLLQDPLLIGGIGALLWCTLMIAAVCLFRRHGKTGRLLPRHGRSKGLSKLVGEDLIIKHRMAAPDSPWMSGGWRPALNPKYQDLWAHGYSHPGLRSTSLPVSTCKDPSCRDSAVPVVTDSCGVYGTFYMDLMGNRLKTFNSPGRCAKMPHRLPQQLGSETIQIFAKPIAKSFGSQEALPWKQAIRPQPRMGVLRESWEKGHNKQELHAVNSVPILPTRTPPCSGICNQRLSHIPPGGHSDCAKVSPRLLHYSASLHLLDMLPPPPPPPAPIDSPSLSTDEGSSRSTKLTVDMGSVQSGNAASPRRGQASGSSYSQMLAPSAHPAVDDAHDDRLTAADVGQYLELSPKPERCSSVLPEERSSLSQHLAPSLGYVAAHLRKLPASDEPEATPVDLRRARLQSTPSSCYSDWDSSLWSTWSSVMDGNMNSARTSLISSVDSCYTSDSTNFSRWLAAAAAGSVSGASLSDFSPPASPLSILYPSLRSEGDLFGEQERVPVWDWNVAWMEEMEAKVRAHHPVRHSRSFDV
- the robo4 gene encoding roundabout homolog 2 isoform X3 is translated as MRVGVWLLWVSWLFIWPERSSCKEIHPAGKELHQRSKSQARERARHKHQQLYHRNASHRRKVPRLGAEEIAPSIVHHPSDVVVKPGNPAQLSCRAEGSPQVSLEWLQNGQPLQMSKADGQMQPIMLPEGSLFFLSVGEGPRGPSHEGVYACVARNAVGMAISRNASLRIAVLQEEFHVQPSDVEVAEGEVAVLNCGPPTGRPEPNVLWKKDGVPVNITDPHFTVLSGKLIVAPAEKQNSGSYVCVATNTVGVRESRAARLSVLAKPTLLLKPENVSVKLGESAQFYCQAKGDPPPTVVWSREQGPLPNGRYLVNPNQTLQIHYVTAQDAGLYTCTAANDVGMVTASAQLLVEAPSTKQKDLHKELSALRVDLENITIAAPGSNFSQVQWKLQALPTQPHYLDGFEVLYRSLLPASSDWAAKKVTMPSFQCQLGPLKRGFKYEFKVRPYGSNLYGRESNTQHLRVPETVPSASPQTVSISVSRQQNNTIHLSWEPPPLDTHNGILQGYQVWCVESEEERYQNWTVNSSQQKLDISALKPGKQYWITVAAVNGAGVGTPSDPHGFLINPQKTGSSHSDLSWGLTLLQDPLLIGGIGALLWCTLMIAAVCLFRRHGKTGRLLPRHGRSKGLSKLVGEDLIIKHRMAAPDSPWMSGGWRPALNPKYQDLWAHGYSHPGLRSTSLPVSTCKDPSCRDSAVPVVTDSCGVYGTFYMDLMGNRLKTFNSPGRCAKMPHRLPQQLGSETIQIFAKPIAKSFGSQEALPWKQAIRPQPRMGVLRESWEKGHNKQELHAVNSVPILPTRTPPCSGICNQRLSHIPPGGHSDCAKVSPRLLHYSASLHLLDMLPPPPPPPAPIDSPSLSTDEGSSRSTKLTVDMGSVQSGNAASPRRGQASGSSYSQMLAPSAHPAVDDAHDDRLTAADVGQYLELSPKPERCSSVLPEERSSLSQHLAPSLGYVAAHLRKLPASDEPEATPVDLRRARLQSTPSSCYSDWDSSLWSTWSSVMDGNMNSARTSLISSVDSCYTSDSTNFSRWLAAAAAGSVSGASLSDFSPPASPLSILYPSLRSEGDLFGEQERVPVWDWNVAWMEEMEAKVRAHHPVRHSRSFDV
- the robo4 gene encoding roundabout homolog 1 isoform X4; amino-acid sequence: MMKSAFLFIFSGIGTLLSVPRLGAEEIAPSIVHHPSDVVVKPGNPAQLSCRAEGSPQVSLEWLQNGQPLQMSKADGQMQPIMLPEGSLFFLSVGEGPRGPSHEGVYACVARNAVGMAISRNASLRIAVLQEEFHVQPSDVEVAEGEVAVLNCGPPTGRPEPNVLWKKDGVPVNITDPHFTVLSGKLIVAPAEKQNSGSYVCVATNTVGVRESRAARLSVLAKPTLLLKPENVSVKLGESAQFYCQAKGDPPPTVVWSREQGPLPNGRYLVNPNQTLQIHYVTAQDAGLYTCTAANDVGMVTASAQLLVEEAPSTKQKDLHKELSALRVDLENITIAAPGSNFSQVQWKLQALPTQPHYLDGFEVLYRSLLPASSDWAAKKVTMPSFQCQLGPLKRGFKYEFKVRPYGSNLYGRESNTQHLRVPETVPSASPQTVSISVSRQQNNTIHLSWEPPPLDTHNGILQGYQVWCVESEEERYQNWTVNSSQQKLDISALKPGKQYWITVAAVNGAGVGTPSDPHGFLINPQKTGSSHSDLSWGLTLLQDPLLIGGIGALLWCTLMIAAVCLFRRHGKTGRLLPRHGRSKGLSKLVGEDLIIKHRMAAPDSPWMSGGWRPALNPKYQDLWAHGYSHPGLRSTSLPVSTCKDPSCRDSAVPVVTDSCGVYGTFYMDLMGNRLKTFNSPGRCAKMPHRLPQQLGSETIQIFAKPIAKSFGSQEALPWKQAIRPQPRMGVLRESWEKGHNKQELHAVNSVPILPTRTPPCSGICNQRLSHIPPGGHSDCAKVSPRLLHYSASLHLLDMLPPPPPPPAPIDSPSLSTDEGSSRSTKLTVDMGSVQSGNAASPRRGQASGSSYSQMLAPSAHPAVDDAHDDRLTAADVGQYLELSPKPERCSSVLPEERSSLSQHLAPSLGYVAAHLRKLPASDEPEATPVDLRRARLQSTPSSCYSDWDSSLWSTWSSVMDGNMNSARTSLISSVDSCYTSDSTNFSRWLAAAAAGSVSGASLSDFSPPASPLSILYPSLRSEGDLFGEQERVPVWDWNVAWMEEMEAKVRAHHPVRHSRSFDV
- the robo4 gene encoding roundabout homolog 2 isoform X2, which codes for MRVGVWLLWVSWLFIWPERSSCKEIHPAGKELHQRSKSQARERARHKHQQLYHRNASHRRKVPRLGAEEIAPSIVHHPSDVVVKPGNPAQLSCRAEGSPQVSLEWLQNGQPLQMSKADGQMQPIMLPEGSLFFLSVGEGPRGPSHEGVYACVARNAVGMAISRNASLRIAVLQEEFHVQPSDVEVAEGEVAVLNCGPPTGRPEPNVLWKKDGVPVNITDPHFTVLSGKLIVAPAEKQNSGSYVCVATNTVGVRESRAARLSVLAKPTLLLKPENVSVKLGESAQFYCQAKGDPPPTVVWSREQGPLPNGRYLVNPNQTLQIHYVTAQDAGLYTCTAANDVGMVTASAQLLVEEAPSTKQKDLHKELSALRVDLENITIAAPGSNFSQVQWKLQALPTQPHYLDGFEVLYRSLLPASSDWAAKKVTMPSFQCQLGPLKRGFKYEFKVRPYGSNLYGRESNTQHLRVPETVPSASPQTVSISVSRQQNNTIHLSWEPPPLDTHNGILQGYQVWCVESEEERYQNWTVNSSQQKLDISALKPGKQYWITVAAVNGAGVGTPSDPHGFLINPQKTGSSHSDLSWGLTLLQDPLLIGGIGALLWCTLMIAAVCLFRRHGKTGRLLPRHGRSKGLSKLVGEDLIIKHRMAAPDSPWMSGGWRPALNPKYQDLWAHGYSHPGLRSTSLPVSTCKDPSCRDSAVPVVTDSCGVYGTFYMDLMGNRLKTFNSPGRCAKMPHRLPQQLGSETIQIFAKPIAKSFGSQEALPWKQAIRPQPRMGVLRESWEKGHNKQELHAVNSVPILPTRTPPCSGICNQRLSHIPPGGHSDCAKVSPRLLHYSASLHLLDMLPPPPPPPAPIDSPSLSTDEGSSRSTKLTVDMGSVQSGNAASPRRGQASGSSYSQMLAPSAHPAVDDAHDDRLTAADVGQYLELSPKPERCSVLPEERSSLSQHLAPSLGYVAAHLRKLPASDEPEATPVDLRRARLQSTPSSCYSDWDSSLWSTWSSVMDGNMNSARTSLISSVDSCYTSDSTNFSRWLAAAAAGSVSGASLSDFSPPASPLSILYPSLRSEGDLFGEQERVPVWDWNVAWMEEMEAKVRAHHPVRHSRSFDV